In Thermococcus sp. M36, the DNA window GAATGAACACTTTCAACTCTTGCATAAGGAATAATTCTGTCAGCTTCTTCTTTCTTCAAACCCCAAATTTTTCTTATGTCTTCAGCTGATTTAAACTTTCCTCCTTTACTTCTGTAATTCAAAATTGTTTTTATCGTTTTATCACGCAAGCCTAATTTCTTCCAGCCGGCTTCATCAATGGTATTCGGGTTAAACTCAAATAATTCATACGAAACATTTTCTGTAACTGCTGTTTCATTACCTGCGTCTTCGTTAACAGCTGTTCGGTTTACGAAAG includes these proteins:
- a CDS encoding helix-hairpin-helix domain-containing protein, with protein sequence FVNRTAVNEDAGNETAVTENVSYELFEFNPNTIDEAGWKKLGLRDKTIKTILNYRSKGGKFKSAEDIRKIWGLKKEEADRIIPYARVESVHSNNNAATKEIATKASIKIDVNAATPQEWFTIPNMDRSLAY